A single region of the Lotus japonicus ecotype B-129 chromosome 4, LjGifu_v1.2 genome encodes:
- the LOC130710578 gene encoding respiratory burst oxidase homolog protein C has translation MAGSSADLHPHQPDIELMNNSSKLSPSDHSNVNVTKSQNEQEEAHYVEVTMEVQGESVALQSIKTVAGSDNMEEEGEGEKLGLTTGKKKLEKKTSFGASVMQSATTRIKQLKRLASFSKPEPEKQLARTKSAVAHALTGLKFISKTDGGAGWGEVEKEFDKLTASTDGYLPRALFAKCIGLNKESEAYAEKLFDTLARQRGIQGGSINKIQFREFWDRMSDQSFDSRLKTFFDMVDKDADGRINEEEIKEIICLSATANKLSNIQTQAEEYARLIMEELDPDDTGHILIGNLETLLLHGPEQTTRGESKYLSQMLSQKLKPTLVDYPVVRWFRDAKYFLQDNWQRAWVLILWIGVMLGLFAFKFVQYRRRAAYEVMGHCVCMAKGAAETLKLNMALILLPACRNTITWLRNRTKLGVVVPFDDNINFHKVIAVAIAIGVGIHVIYHLACDFPRLLHASDEKYKLMKPFFGDKPSNYWHFIKSWEGVTGILMVVLMAIAFTLANPRFRRGQAKLPKPFNRITGFNAFWYSHHLFIIVYALLVVHGIKLYLTQDWNKKTTWMYLAVPITIYLVERLIRALRSSTKSVRILKVAVYPGNVLALHMSKPNGFTYKSGQYMFVNCAAVSPFEWHPFSITSAPDDEFLSVHIKILGDWTRSLKAKFSEACLPALNGQSGLLRAECSKGEYSPSNFPKVLVDGPYGAPAQDYREYEVVLLVGLGIGATPMISILKDMISNFKAMEEEEEWSTIEEGSPQQKKFSDFKTRRAYFYWVTREQNSFDWFKGVMNEVAEEDRRGVIELHSYCTSVYEEGDARSALIAMVQSIHHAKNGVDIVSGTRVMSHFAKPNWRTVYKRIALNHPQARVGVFYCGPPTLTQELRQLALDFSHNTPTKFDFHKENF, from the exons ATGGCAGGATCTTCCGCAGATCTTCATCCTCACCAACCAGACATAGAACTCATGAACAACAGCAGCAAGTTAAGCCCTTCTGATCACTCCAACGTCAATGTAACCAAATCCCAGAACGAACAAGAAGAAGCACACTACGTTGAGGTCACCATGGAGGTTCAAGGTGAGTCTGTTGCCTTACAAAGTATCAAAACTGTTGCAGGCAGTGACAAcatggaagaagaaggagaaggtgaaAAACTGGGTTTGACTACTGGCAAAAAGAAGCTTGAGAAGAAAACATCCTTTGGTGCTTCAGTGATGCAGAGTGCTACAACTCGCATCAAGCAGTTGAAGCGTTTGGCATCATTTTCGAAACCGGAGCCGGAGAAACAGTTGGCAAGGACTAAATCTGCAGTGGCTCATGCTCTCACTGGACTCAAGTTTATCAGCAAAACCGATGGTGGTGCTGGGTGGGGTGAGGTTGAGAAGGAGTTTGACAAGCTCACTGCTTCCACTGATGGGTATCTTCCTCGTGCACTCTTTGCCAAATGCATAG GATTGAACAAGGAGTCTGAGGCTTATGCAGAGAAATTGTTTGATACTCTTGCTAGGCAGAGAGGTATTCAGGGAGGTTCCATTAACAAGATCCAGTTTAGGGAATTCTGGGACCGAATGTCTGACCAGAGCTTCGATTCTAGGCTCAAAACATTCtttgacat GGTTGATAAGGATGCAGATGGTAGGATCAACGAGGAAGAAATCAAAGAG ATTATATGCCTTAGTGCCACTGCCAACAAACTGTCAAACATCCAGACACAGGCAGAGGAATATGCGCGTTTGATCATGGAAGAACTAGACCCTGATGACACAGGACATATCTTG ATAGGCAACCTGGAGACTCTCTTATTACATGGACCTGAGCAAACTACAAGAGGAGAAAGCAAGTACCTGAGCCAAATGCTAAGCCAAAAGCTTAAGCCTACACTTGTGGACTATCCTGTTGTGAGGTGGTTCAGAGATGCCAAGTACTTCTTGCAGGACAATTGGCAAAGAGCTTGGGTACTTATACTGTGGATTGGTGTGATGCTGGGTTTATTCGCCTTTAAATTCGTGCAATATCGGAGAAGAGCTGCCTATGAGGTTATGGGACATTGTGTGTGCATGGCAAAAGGTGCAGCTGAGACACTTAAGTTGAACATGGCTCTTATCTTGTTGCCGGCTTGCCGAAACACCATTACCTGGCTTCGGAATAGGACCAAGCTAGGTGTTGTAGTTCCTTTCGATGACAACATCAACTTCCACAAG GTGATAGCAGTGGCAATAGCAATTGGTGTTGGTATACATGTTATTTATCATCTTGCTTGTGATTTCCCTCGCCTTCTTCACGCAAGCGATGAAAAGTACAAACTCATGAAGCCTTTTTTCGGGGATAAACCATCAAATTATTGGCATTTTATCAAATCATGGGAAGGAGTAACAGGGATTCTAATGGTTGTTCTAATGGCAATAGCCTTTACACTGGCCAATCCCAGATTCAGGCGAGGCCAGGCCAAATTACCCAAACCTTTCAACAGAATCACAGGTTTCAATGCCTTTTGGTATTCACATCACCTCTTCATCATTGTCTATGCCCTGTTGGTTGTGCATGGAATCAAACTTTACTTGACTCAGGATTGGAACAAGAAAACG ACCTGGATGTATCTAGCTGTTCCCATCACCATTTATCTAGTGGAAAGACTGATTAGAGCACTCAGATCTAGCACCAAGTCTGTGAGAATATTAAAG GTGGCTGTTTATCCTGGAAATGTGTTAGCACTTCATATGTCAAAGCCTAATGGTTTTACCTACAAGAGTGGACAATACATGTTTGTCAATTGTGCTGCCGTGTCTCCATTTGAATG GCATCCATTTTCCATAACTTCTGCCCCTGATGATGAATTCCTTAGCGTTCACATTAAAATACTTGGTGACTGGACTCGAAGTTTGAAAGCCAAATTCTCAGAG GCTTGCCTGCCAGCCCTCAATGGCCAGAGTGGACTTCTAAGAGCTGAATGCTCCAAAGGAGAATACAGCCCCAG TAATTTTCCTAAAGTTCTGGTTGATGGCCCGTATGGAGCACCAGCACAAGACTACAGGGAGTACGAGGTGGTTTTACTTGTAGGGCTTGGTATAGGAGCTACCCCAATGATAAGTATACTCAAGGACATGATCAGTAATTTCaaggcaatggaagaagaagaggagtggtCCACAATAGAGGAGGGATCACCACAACAAAAAAAGTTCAGTGACTTCAAGACAAGGAGGGCATACTTCTACTGGGTAACAAGAGAGCAAAATTCTTTTGACTGGTTTAAAGGGGTGATGAATGAGGTTGCTGAAGAGGATAGAAGGGGAGTGATTGAGCTGCACAGTTACTGCACCAGTGTCTATGAGGAAGGTGATGCTCGCTCTGCTCTTATTGCCATGGTGCAGTCTATACACCATGCAAAGAATGGCGTGGACATCGTCTCCGGCACACGCGTCATGTCTCACTTCGCCAAACCCAATTGGCGAACTGTCTACAAGCGCATTGCGCTTAATCATCCACAAGCAAGAGTTG GGGTATTTTACTGCGGGCCACCCACTCTCACCCAAGAGCTTCGTCAGCTAGCATTGGATTTCTCTCACAACACACCCACCAAGTTCGATTTTCATAAAGAAAATTTCTGA
- the LOC130710579 gene encoding uncharacterized protein LOC130710579, which yields MVQMCFVLDLRSLAPPLLTDLKQSLLQLANYYAVSSSPPSRKSATLADKIGLCYVLKNRLSSSDELKIAYRPTGNFNLRDFHHAVNNLPSDAFVPDFDNKSDVMISNVLSERVLYSWEGRDIERRVIFVTSTLPEDVDSTMQKSLMDAADKCVSVDFALFQQKSSHLTDSRENINTFRRCISHFDNCSVQTYIPDFRIFHGLVKRWLQILKDDMEEPFLARLIFKDNLLGSVNQIFCNLFAPVYPITNSFSQCQTCRCHGIPLGQAEKKLNGISCPVTGCNLETCDVIENSVRVGEKTILFLPSFHDSLKLLQITSPININVTERINLASLDEGLIMGASFVVTPSPNHVNETTSDDADQSDLNAQLFQGLSNVLHSMDQGLICSSNCDLETMTEAPYHCYYILQPSDRGPMLMRRLAGAEEVLRLPDNQLTDSSVNKEIGNSVQACLLKLDLTDYDPLLHERGFHQKLNLLVEESLQLGSIFPKLEGAFTELSSSQQPSSEVTTKAEKAINVIALDEETLPLELDITDQEDRTMACITEEWEQLVVNEDPKMYTPSCLPKAKWDQSSVSLRDGNRKLDTETSRILERLEVPRPLKPKIASPVLVESCMKNATVPTKKPLIPFQSTQSTQQVIVGSQLIKPNFQRQKRKQK from the exons ATGGTTCAGATGTGTTTCGTTCTGGATCTACGGAGTCTGGCACCTCCATTGTTGACGGACTTGAAGCAG TCTCTGCTTCAACTCGCTAACTACTACGCCGTTTCGAGTTCGCCGCCGTCGCGCAAATCCGCCACTCTCGCCGATAAGATCGGGTTGTGCTACGTCCTCAAGAATCGCCTATCATCTTCCGACGAG TTGAAGATTGCGTACCGTCCTACAGGAAACTTCAACCTCCGCGATTTCCACCACGCTGTTAACAATTTGCCATCTGATGCATTTGTGCCTGATTTCGATAACAAATCCg ATGTGATGATTTCAAATGTTTTGAGTGAACGAGTGTTGTACTCTTGGGAAGGTAGAGATATTGAGAGAAGAGTAATTTTCGTAACTTCAACCTTGCCTGAAGATGTTGACTCTACTATGCAAAAGAGCCTCATG GATGCTGCGGATAAATGTGTTTCAGTTGATTTTGCGCTATTTCAGCAGAAATCAAGCCATCTGACTGATTCGCGTGAAAACATCAACACTTTTCGTCGTTGCATTTCTCATTTTGATAATTGCTCAGTTCAGACCTACATCCCAG ATTTCAGAATATTCCACGGCCTGGTTAAAAGATGGCTGCAGATTTTGAAAGATGACATGGAGGAGCCGTTTTTAGCTCGTCTCATTTTCAAGGACAACCTTTTAGGTTCTGTGAACCAAATATTCTGCAATCTGTTTGCACCAGTCTATCCAATAACCAACAGTTTCAGTCAATGTCAG ACATGCAGATGCCATGGAATTCCTTTAGGGCAAgctgaaaaaaaattgaacggAATTTCTTGTCCAGTTACTGGCTGCAATCTGGAAACATGTGATGTTATTGAAAACTCTGTTCGAGTTGGGGAAAAGACTATTCTGTTTCTTCCGTCATTCCATGATTCTCTGAAGCTCCTGCAAATAACTTCACCAATTAACATAAATGTTACTGAGAGGATAAACTTGGCATCTCTTGATGAAG gTCTTATAATGGGGGCTTCCTTTGTTGTGACTCCATCCCCTAATCATGTGAACGAAACCACTTCGGATGATGCTGATCAGTCAGACTTGAATGCTCAAC TTTTTCAAGGCCTTTCAAATGTTCTGCATTCAATGGACCAAGGTTTGATATGCTCTTCAAATTGTGATTTGGAAACAATGACAGAGGCTCCATATCATTGTTACTATATTCTGCAGCCATCAGATCGTGGACCAATGCTTATGAGG CGTCTTGCAGGGGCAGAAGAAGTCCTTCGCCTTCCTGACAACCAATTAACTGATTCATCAGTCAATAAGGAAATTGGGAACTCTGTTCAAGCCTGTTTACTAAAG CTTGATCTAACAGATTATGACCCATTGCTGCATGAAAGAGGCTTTCACCAAAAACTAAATTTGCTTGTCGAAGAAAGCCTACAATTGGG GTCAATATTTCCTAAATTGGAAGGTGCATTTACTGAACTAAGCTCAAGTCAACAACCTTCATCAGAAGTGACCACGAAAGCAGAAAAAGCCATTAATGTCATTGCTCTGGATGAGGAAACTTTGCCATTGGAATTGGATATTACAGATCAAGAGGATAGAACGATGGCATGTATTACAGAGGAATGGGAGCAATTGGTTGTAAACGAAGACCCCAAGATGTACACTCCATCTTGTCTGCCCAAAGCCAAGTGGGATCAATCTAGTGTATCACTACGAGATGGTAATAGGAAGCTAGACACGGAAACTTCAAGGATCTTGGAGAGATTGGAGGTTCCAAGGCCACTAAAACCAAAGATAGCCTCTCCTGTATTAGTTGAAAGTTGCATGAAAAATGCAACTGTGCCCACAAAGAAGCCTCTTATACCATTCCAGTCAACTCAAAGTACACAACAAGTCATTGTTGGCAGCCAGCTAATCAAACCGAATTTCCAGAGGCAAAAAAGGAAACAGAAATGA